The genomic DNA ATGCAGAAATTTCAGATGATTGTcctaaataagaaaatattgaatataaattttattaaatattaaaacttatatttataacttatatattataaaaaaattcaaaaaaattagaaaataaaaaaaaattaaattagaaaatatattgcttACCACTAGTGGATGCAGATGATGAAGATAAACCTAATTTTAATTCAGGTGCTGAAAAAACTCTACCCCTTAATTGTTCTGCTGAATTACACATGTTTAACAAGAATATCAGAATTTGTGTCCTGTTCTTTAATGGCTAAATAACAGATgaccatatataaataattagtataacatatatatatatatataaattatgaatgttttttaaatttaaatttaatattttaggattctatttattgaatattatcaaaattacttaaaaatttttttaactttttttgatatcttaaaacaaaatttagttgaataatatttgttctctaaatatatatatatttaattaagatcattaattaatcattaattaaagtcattaattaatatattcattttataaaatataggttttataaatgtaaaaattaaatttttatcataccccagattttaattcattatataatttgtcaaATTGTGTTGCATcacatattgataatttttctcttatttgaTTTCCTATACTAATTTCATCCTCTTGTAATGTTTCTATTCCTTGAGTTGATGATAATAATCCAAGAGAAAAACGCAtccattttctaattatttctgaaatcataatttaatataaaaaataatttttcaaattgaaaatataattgatatacaaaatataaaataatataaaattcaattttaatttctaaacgtgaattattcataaactattcattataaaatatttataatttttttaataaaatataattcataaatgaaaattataaatgtttcatttacaattattattatttaacaaaatgcttttttaacataaacgaacatataaaaaaattaaattttacctgGCTTTTGTTCTCCACAAAgcgaaataatcattttttggaCGAGATTACCAACAGTTTCAGCCTCCatcatgtttatttaatatatatttaatatatattttttttaattatatttaatattaatttatttaaataaagattatatataaactcaAGTTATCGCCATTCGTGCAAATAATTTACGTATGCGCATTagtttgttattattacaatatcatATGAACTTGGTGTTGTGAATTTGCTTCATATCATCGCAAAGTTAGttgcaatttatttctaacttaaattggaaataattccaatataaCCTATTCaccatatttacaattttttattataatacaattatatcttgaaatatgaaaatgtgttttcaattaattttaaatttattataaaaattattgaattcttattgaaatgaattacTTTCTATCATTTaagtatattcaaatttaatagctaaaaaaaactattacacTTTAGggactttttaattttttttttcaattttaattatttgattctaactttttttagaaactttgttttattattaaaaaaagaaattataaagtcaagataatatataaaaatattatatttataataattcaaaatcgtTATGCATCATcagtttttatatcttattaaatttaatttatttcttattttttcatattattattttttacatgtttTTCCTATTTCTAATAAACTCATAATTCTGATTggtcttaaatattaatcatatttaagcgattttttatatgtacttattaattatatgtaaattctcataaatataataaatataataataaacttttcttttcaaataaacatttttaacttaaattggagatatatatttgtaattgtatattatctatattaaatatatttaaataattatactaaaatataatagcataatattatattaatataataacaaaaatattttcacaaattttaaaaaattataaattcatcattattattataaaaatttgaaataaaataacaagattaaattatataacttaacatgtttatatttaataattattttttaatttacacttggaaaaaaattgataaaaatatcaagtttcattattatcattattaataatttaaaaatattttgtatttattaattattaatttaatatttattaatttaacaaatataacttacttaactttataaattttatacatagtaAATATAAGCTTTAGAATTCACAACGTGCATTTCTTCTTCATAAGCAACTACACAAGTTTTTGATACTAAttgttctttcattcttttataacAATTCCATTGAcaatattcagaaaattttctaaacttgatatgtaattcttttttacctCCATCAGGTCCTGCAATAAACTCACATttgagttttttctttttatctcgtaTACAACATTCCAAATacctaaaaatcaatttattttttaagttaagaataaaaaaaatgaaattataaaaacttattatttaataatttactaataaaaagaacttaataaaaaagattatgaaactaaaaatatgattcatttaaacttttgcatttataaattttattgcatataattaatatatataataaaatataatataatataatataaaattttaatcaattttaataattatttaataataatgaaatgattaaagttcttaaaaatactataaagtaatatatattaatataatataaataatcaataatgatcaaattattttttcataataatttattttactaggAAATAATaagttgtttaaatttttttaatttttattttaatttttattttaaagttttagtaaataaaatataaaaaatcaataattttaataaataataaattttataaaatattttacaattttttttaaaaaataaaaaaaaatttataaattatatatatattaaaaaaatttgatattgaaattttaatttgaataaataaagaattttattatttatataaaaaaagtttattattttattcattacaaactaaatattttaagagaataaaacttataaaataaataattattttttaataattatatataattacctaTAATCTGTTgcataaaaactatttaattctttaagttTAATATCACATTTTTGTCTTAAAATTCCACTAATAAATACATCAtctatccaaaaaaaattcttaaatttttcacttgtattaattaataattgtgcaACTTTTAAATTGGTTATATAAAACCATCCTGAAAGAAAATCTGGATAAATTTCACCTGGAAAATCTTCTTTTGTAGCAAaccatttattatttgatattcgaattggtttcatatttcttaaaatatatccaGACATAGTATtttcctctatttttttttcttgtaaaagttttaatatctcaaaaatatctaatacaatatcattatcagtttttattagaaaattagctTTACAATTACTTGATGCCCATTTTAAACCCATCAAATGTTTTAatgtaagatttttataattttccaaaaagtcTCCTTGTAACAAATCATTATACTTTTgtgattcttttaatatatatttccacatACTTTCTTCTTTAGGttttcctaataaaaaaactcttgtgatattcaaactttttaacatttcatttgGATATGCATATCGTAATGCTGTTCTATATGCAGCATCATTTGCAGAAGATGTGACAatccaaattataaaattaatatcacattttggtttaataataaactttatgattgaagaaatattttcatttgtattatttgtattatataaatattttgtattatttccaagatctgtttttaatatagttaaaaataaaataaataaagtactgatacaaaatattacaaaaataaacctTACTTTCatgtttctaataattattcattataatatatattttgtttaattaaaataaaatacttataaataatcatttatattctcatatattattaataatcataattataatattttattcaatatttaattagtaattcttaatgttactttttattttatatgatatggaagatattttataaatatttcagtaacaattaaaaacgaatatttcaataattgtaaatattaatatttatttaatattcatttcgtaATTTAGGTTAGGATTTTCTTATACttgcattttataatttcaagatttttcgattttaattcttattttcatttaatatttcatttaataattattatttttttaattttatattataattgagttctataatttttaatatttcatgtttctcaaatttcaattttgatatatatcctataattatatcgtaaaatttattttatataaagttaaattcgtacacgaattcaattttttcatgtaagaaaacattttgaatagattttgacaaaagtaaaagtttaatttaaaatatttaagtacattaataataaaatattctttgtaaaTTAACTTCAAGAAATCAGCATATAATAtagtagataaaatattttaattcgttaaattaaatttacaattaaataaactttaaattctaatctttgtagcatgaaaatttatctttttttttttaatatttaaataatatttttttgtaataattttttaaatcaaaaattttatttttttgtaatagtatattattatttacatatttttattaatttatgaatatttctaaaaatcaatcaatcataaaaattaaagttatattaatatctgaacattttttttaatagtttgctcattattaataatttatatttttaatataaccaatattttttaataacaaattaaactaaataactattattttaaaaaaattagaaaaaattaaataaaaataaaaatttatttttttttaaatatatttgacagaatttttttataatattatttataaatcacatTTCTAATCcacatatttaatacaaaatgtaaTAGTTTTGATGAGTACAAAATATTGAGTTTTAAGCTCAATTTgccatattattttaaatctattaaatttatgattgcaGATATCccctgaaacaaaaaaattatatataaaattatatataaaattttaatttagcaaAATATCTACGAaagtgttaattatatatgtaacaaaaaaagttgaaatcaaagtttttcttaaaatgattaaaatctagtcttttttttatttttcttatgtatttatattatatatgtatattacaaaaaagtatGTAAATAAGTctcatttaaatgtataaagaaatataaaaaatgtatttataaattaattaatgtgttatttgttcttttataaattacaatatataatatatatatatatatataaatcttacgGTAGTTTCATTCTCATAAAAACCCAACAGGTAATAAATGAGACAATAACACTAATAAATCCAAcacatattaaaagaattctatTAAGCTTAGGTGTTGATGGATTATGTGTTTGATCTAATACTATAAAACCAATTCCACCTAATGTAAAAAGGAAACTAGATGCCAATCCTTCCATAATATATTGCCCATTTACTCGATACGGCATAAATGCTACCtataaaaagtaaacaatataacttttaaaaaatattaatacaaaattatctcTAATTCACTTACTTACAGGTCTTGTATGGCCATGTTCATCTGTTGTTGAGCCTACACTAGGTGGTTCCACAATTACATCATATATTAtacctttaaaaaatttattatcaaaatataaataatatttattgcattctattaaaagaattttaaaaaattagctaTATTCTTAACAAAACTTTAGAATATGAAATGcaatatgatatattcaatcaattcagagattataaaaaatataaatagaaatataatataataaaaatatataaattataaaattattttgcagaaaagtgattttttttcagaaatttcattttaaacttttttataaatatttttaaaatagtattcatatttatagtattgtaattaacaataaaataataaaataatattacatatactaaaatataatctatcatACATCaatagaaaagaatgaaaaaaaaattttgacatatcataacatattataattatatcaacaaattattatatcaattattatattattataattatatcaatttctttatgaataatagatttgaattgaattagatttattttatttgccataaaaatcatttaaaattaactttttcttacttttttcaaagtaaataatctctttttttttttttattctttttaatatatatacattatcatTTAGATTCATGAGAAGgtaatttttgacaaatttatcaaaatttattaaaatatcaatataaaatataaatcaaataaatatttataaataaatattataaatatttcttctattaaattttgaaataaatataaattaagtgattattttaataacattttcgtAAGAGCaaactttaattaactttttaatttttaaatatttttaaaaaaatttttcacaaaataatttttataattttgttgttaagatagaaaaattaatatatatcatatatatttcatctccTGAGAGTTTGCTAagaatgtttcaaaaattgttattctatGCAATTCTAACCTCCAGTTActagaaaatatgataaaagtataaatgaaaaaactaTCATAGCACTAGGTTTCACAAACCATGATggcttctttaattttaagttagGTACTTCTAATGCTAAAAATGGTAAAcggtatatatattccatatttaaatcaaaattaaaatattatatgcacTATAATCACTTCgccttttaaaataacatactTCTACATTTATTAGGATATTTAATAGATGGCAGTTGTGATAatattctttgtatttttcgtgccaaattattattattattattgtttaaattgaatttatttttttattttaaaaataaaaaatataataagatttaataaaataatatataagcatattttaaaaaaaaaaaattttttaattttttaatgtatttttatagatttcaatgtgcaaaattcaaaaacaataATCTTAATTGTCAGAATTGGAatacttcaaaaattatttatatattatataaatttgtaaattttttcgaatttttgttagttatgttaattaattataacatcaTATTGGATTTTTACTTAATCTAATTGGAGGATAGAAATACTAGTATgcgataaattcaaattatttttctttgttaaagaatgcaaatattattttttattcaatttaaatgttaattgcatattaaataaacttaacATTTTTAGAATCTATTTGTTAATGTTTATGAAATGATATAGAAAagtctaaaatttttagtactttaaaataatccaataaaatttaatccattatttttaaattatattctattatatattataatttgaatttaatttcataaataaataagattatatatattagtcaAAGAAATTCTGAGTAATTTTTCCATCTAATTCTGTACACACGTGGCGGTACGAATGGATGACAGATTATTACTTAACCTAATTGAAGTTGAATGAAGTAATATTTTTGGTcaatttaaactattaattctatgaatttaataaatactaaaaaatattttattcacaatacaattttacttataaatatagttttaatataaatatatatatcgtgacaaataaaagtataattacattagttcataaatttattttatagtgtataattttcacatttaatcaattt from Apis mellifera strain DH4 linkage group LG4, Amel_HAv3.1, whole genome shotgun sequence includes the following:
- the LOC725341 gene encoding beta-1,3-galactosyltransferase 5; this translates as MKVRFIFVIFCISTLFILFLTILKTDLGNNTKYLYNTNNTNENISSIIKFIIKPKCDINFIIWIVTSSANDAAYRTALRYAYPNEMLKSLNITRVFLLGKPKEESMWKYILKESQKYNDLLQGDFLENYKNLTLKHLMGLKWASSNCKANFLIKTDNDIVLDIFEILKLLQEKKIEENTMSGYILRNMKPIRISNNKWFATKEDFPGEIYPDFLSGWFYITNLKVAQLLINTSEKFKNFFWIDDVFISGILRQKCDIKLKELNSFYATDYRYLECCIRDKKKKLKCEFIAGPDGGKKELHIKFRKFSEYCQWNCYKRMKEQLVSKTCVVAYEEEMHVVNSKAYIYYV
- the LOC725266 gene encoding oligosaccharyltransferase complex subunit ostc-A — protein: MEYIYRLPFLALEVPNLKLKKPSWFVKPSAMIVFSFILLSYFLVTGGIIYDVIVEPPSVGSTTDEHGHTRPVAFMPYRVNGQYIMEGLASSFLFTLGGIGFIVLDQTHNPSTPKLNRILLICVGFISVIVSFITCWVFMRMKLPGYLQS